AACATAGTTAACTATGTACATATTAGATTATAAATACTGTGAGGGCATGTTTTCATCTTTTGTGTCCTAGTGCTGAGGACAATTCCTCAATTCCTGGtgtatagtaggcatttaatgaaagtTTGATAAATTGAGAATTATATCACACTACttagtcatttattaagtgtgtagagcactgtgctagatacCAGGGGAGTTAGAGGTTTAATACAATATTCTTGCCCTCAGAGATATTATAATCTTATAGGCCAGGGTCTcatttgtttccttccctttgtGGATCCCAATCCCTCCTCTCACCTAGGGTTATGAATCCCCtccatctctcctccctcctttggCTGAGGGATGGCCCTTTGTGGTTTTGcttcctctttccattcttttctactCATACAGATACTAACAGGCCTCAAGGacagtttccttttctctttattctcactTCTATTCATGTTCTAAGAACTAGGTAAACATTTTAATaagaagaatcaaagaattttagagctaaaagtgattttagaagaaagaatactggatcAGGAGTTTAAAAACCTGAGATTGAGTATGGATATGGTCCAAGAAGCAAATCAAttttcctctctgagccttaatttcctcatttataaaatggagctaaGACTATAACCCTACCTATCCACAGCGTTGGTGTAAAGGTCAGATGAGACTATGCatgtaaaaatactttataatctTTTTGCTTTACAAATGTAAGATCATTTTGAAGTTCAGCTGAggtttattaagtgtttattgtgCAAAGCACCAAtgggccctggggatacaaaaacaggtATGACACAGATACTGCTCTCAAAAAGTTTAAAATctaatagagagaaagagaagtataCAAATAAGGAAGACACAGGACAAGtgagagaaagataaaaggagGCCAGACAAAGACTCTTAAGGAGGGAAAAGATCATTTTCAGCAGAGTTGGGGTAAGAATAATCACTTGAGATGTTCCTTGAAAGTAAGGAGGGACTTAAGCACAttgtaaaaagaggaaaggaagaatctGTTCCATTCATGGGACATGGTATAAACCAGAAGTGTCTAACCCAAGGCCAACTGCATGAGGCccaccaaattaaaatgtaattgggaaatgtttaacaaaataaaaatacactaaaacatagaaaatgttaatttgtggttttctaagtctcCTGAAATCACTgggttccatttcttttttaatttgacacCATTGGTGCAAACAGAGGCAGGGAGATGAAGTGGGGTATAATGGGAATTGAGGAGAAAAAGTAACCAGTTTAGCTGGAATGTAGAAGGGGAGTAGTATAAGATTAGAAGAGTAGGTTGGAGCCAAATTGTGGAGAGTCAGAACTGAGAGTGTATGCTCTTATTTAGTAGATGTCATTGGTTGTTATTATCTtctagtccagcctcctcattttataaatgattcaACAAAGATGGTTAGAGCTCCATGTTGACTTGGCAGATTCCAGCCCTCAGGCTTCTTCTTACTATgctattgttaataataattttatactcTTATATAAGTGTTTATTGTGCCTGGCCCATAGTGCTGGGCTTCTGGCCCAGCAGCCCAAGAGAAACAGGCCTTGACACATGGGAAGGTTGTGTACCTGCCCAGGAAGGATGTGGGTGGATGTCCATGAGTTTCTGGGTTCCATGCCACAGGCCCCTCTAGACCTAGTTCTGGGTGGGATCCCCAGAGGGGCTTCTTAGGTGGTGAGGTTTGGAGGAGTTGAGGAGATGGCTTATAGTTGGATGGATAGTAAAGTAGGAGGGTATTCCAAACCCCCAGGCCTTGCAGAATTCATACAGAGGGCGTGGGAGAAGGGGGCAGAGAAGCCAGAAAGATGATGTGCTTTCCTGGAGCGAAGGGAATGaggagagaaatgtaggaaaggagagaacagaTGGCATGGAATGGACAGCTAGGGAGGTGAGCTGCAATTTAAATTCAGACTCAGAGAACCAGCTGATTTTATGAAACGATTCAAGAATCCTTTCTTTGTGGCCTTAGATATAGTCTCAAGACCATTAGTTAATGCATGTGATAGAAAATATCATCATATGACTCTCCAGGGCATGTTATTTGTCACTGGTAAATGGATTTCCACCAACCTTTGCCATCAATATTTTAATAGATGTCATGGGATGTAGGCTCAAGGCCATACTGTGTTAAAGGGGGCATGAGGACCTGCTTAGCCCATAACCAAATGTTGACTCATTTTGTTCTTCTATTGACATCATTTATTACTTTGTGAATCCCTATTGTATAATGATCATAGTCAAAgtaatagaaagaaatagaaaatagcagCCTCGATCTTGAGACCTGAGAAAGTAGCCCAAGATATGCATATGGGTgaggaaaaattaagtgattcaTACCAAGTACTTAAGTGTTGAAAGGGACCCTGAATAGTCAGTCAGaaaaccaataagcatttattaagttcccactatgtggtaggcactgtgcttggcactgggatgcaaaaaagaaaaaagtaaataaaacctCCACCTTCCAGGAGCTTCCTTTCAAATGGGAAAGCAACATGTTCCTATATAGCTAAGACAAGGTAACCTTAAGGGGAAGCAGAAGCAGCTGGGAGGACAAGAAagggcttcctgcagaaggtagctgagttttaaaagaaatcaggGGTCTCCAGAGAAGGGGGTGAGGATGGGAATGCTTCTTCCACAGGAACATTCCAGGCCCTGAAACAGCCAAGTGTAAGGCATAGAAATGAGAAATGCAGAGCAGCTAGGTACACAGTGGATAGACagtcagcctggagtcaggagaacctgggttcaaatctgacctcagacatgtcatagctgtatgactttgggcaagtcacttaaccccaattgcctagctttgaCTGTTcctctgttttagaatttatattaaaatagaaggtaagggtttaaaaaaaaaagaaatgagaaatgaagtGTCTTATGTTAGGAAGAGCAAGGAGGCTGATATGACTGAACTATAGAATGCATAATATATAAGCAGGGAAGGTAGGAGGGGGACagattgtaaagaactttaaattctAAACACAGGCATTTGagtctagaggtaatagggagccagggAAGTTGATTGAGAAggggagtgacatagtcagatctgtgctttagggaaatcactttggtaaTTGGCATAACTGCAAGGTGAAAATCAAGTAAGCAATCCAAAGAGAGTTTTTCTAGTGACTGGGGATTttgaagaaaataccaaatgtgGATTGCATAGTATGTGCAAAAAGAGTGTTCCAGGCTGTTTTCATCAATAAGAAGGTTGGGACAGACAGATTATGTGGGAGATGGGTAACAAATTTGCTTGTCAAGATCAAGGAAATCACAAGAAACATAAAGATAGGAGCTGAAGGGTATTGATAAAGGGATGTGGATATGATATACTCCATCTGAGGCTAGAACCAATGCCTTTGTGAATTGTCAAAAGAGTTGGCTTGTTTCTGGGAGTGTTGGGTAGGGAAGAGTCTCGGGTTTGCCTTAGCTGAGAGAAGTCTCCCCTCAAGTGGCACCCATTCAACCAGCTgtgcttttcctctttctcccagtGTGTAAGTATGTAGCTGTGGAACTGAAGTCAGCCTTTGAGGAGACAGGCAAGACCAAGGAAGTGCTCGATACTGGCTATGGCATCCTAGACCAGAAAGCTTCCAGAGTCAAATATACCAAATCGTAAGTGAGCAGGGAGTTCACAGAACTGCTTTAGTCCATTTTTGAAGATGCTGGCAAGTTGAAGTTTTGTCCCTGTCCCCATCCCATTTCCCAAGGGAGACCAGTGGTACCCAAGACAGtgtaaaggaagggaaagagcactgacttAGAAGGCCAGAGAGATGAGTTTTCATTCTGGCTTTGCAACTCACTGCTTCTTTAATCTTGAGCAAGTGATTcccttctgggtctcagtttccttatctgtaaaaagagagggtTTGACTAGATGGTCTGTGAAGTATTTGCTGGCTCTGGCATCCTTCAATTCTATGATCCCTCTCAGGCAGAAAAAACCTGTCCCTATTTCTCTGGTGGCAGCAGCAAGGGCCAATTGGAAGTAGGTAGGGAGATCCAGTACCCTTTGTGTTGGCATTTCCTCAGGGATCTTCGGTTAATTGAAGTAACTGAGACCATCTGCAAGAGACTTTTGGACTATAGCTTACATAAGGAAAGATCTGGCAGCAACCGGTTTGCTAAGGTTGGTATCATGCCCTTTATTTATTCCTTCTGGGACATGAGGTagagggagtgtgtgtgtgtgtgtgtgtgtgtgtgtgtgtgtgtgtgtgtccttgtGTTGATTTGTGTGGGTGAGATTTGAAGAGTAAACCTTGGGAGGTCTTGTTTCCTGAAGCTGGCCCCAACCTGctctttatttctatttgtacTCTCTGTTTAGCCCTGCCAACCCCACCTTTCAAAGACAAGGTTTTTGTTCTCACTGACCGACACTAGGAACAGTCCTAAGTACTGATCAAACTCCCTGAAGCTCAAGGGACAGAACTACCCACTGGCGATGAGGGACTATGCTGGCCTCctgacttttaaagctcttcaaaatTGGAGAGTTAGGTTTTCAGTGAGAAAGAGGATTCTGAGGCAATATCAGCAAGAAGTTTTGGGAATAGGAAAGGAGGAGCCTCTAAGTGAAAAATATGGGTTGTGGTTAGAGAATGAGAATAAGAGTAAGAGAGGTCAGGGCAGCAGCAGCCCAAGAAGAAGGCCAGAGTCAAGGCCAGCAGCTAGATGGAGAAGAAGCAGAGGTAGGGCGTGGAAGGCCTTGTTGGCATGTTGCTGTGGGGGTTCCTATACAGGGATGAGCTGAATTAGGTGATCTGGGAGGCCCTACCAGCTCTGAGACACTGTGATTTTGTGGTCCCTGCAGTTAACCTAAAATGTCTATTACCTTGAGCTCTCATTTCTATCAGCTTTAAGGATTGAGAGAGGCAGATGGGCAGATACCTTTATGTCTCTTCTTTTTAGGGCATGTCTGAGACCTTTGAAACACTCCACAACCTAGTCCACAAGGGGGTGAAGGTGGTGATGGACATTCCCTATGAACTGTGGAATGAGACTTCTGCTGAGGTAGCTGACCTCAAGAAGCAGGTATGTGCCCACAGAACTTTCCTGCCCATTCTCAATGCCATTCTTTCTTCTGTAAATTTTCAGAAAGGACTTTGCTTAGATCTCTGCTTTTCCCTCTTCACTACCTACTTATTTTTGTATGATTCCTTTACTCCCTTTAATTTTGCGTCTCCCCATTCTCCTAGCACAGTGTATCCCATATTGAACTAAAGAAGTATTGATAGAATCAGATTATTAAATGTGAGGCCCTTGGGGTAAGGAGAACAGAATGGCCAGGAGAATGGAATCTGTTCTAAATCCTGGGGCAAAAACAAAGTTAGGAGGaactaggttcagatctggccccagacccatcctagctgtgtgaccctgggcaagtcacttaaccctagttgcctggcccttacttcTCTTATACTTTGGAACTCATAATTAgtatcagttttatttatttttttataaacccttaccttctgtcttggaaatagtatcatatattgattccaaggcagaaaagcagtaaggggtaggtaatGAGAGTCAAGACccgggtcacacaactaggaagtatctgaagccagatttgaatccaagaccttccaCCTCCctactggttctcaatccactaaagaTGTCTAAGGACCCTTTCAGTCATGACATTCTGTACTCTATGTATTCATGTTGCtgttgccttctgtcttagtgtgaTGTGCTGGTGGAAGAATTTGAGGAAGTGATTGAGGACTGGTATCGGAACCACCAGGAAGAAGACCTAACCTCCTTCCTCTGTGCCAATCATGTGCTAAAGGGGAAGGACACAAGTGAGTCTGAATTGGGAGATGGAGAGGTCAGGGCAGTTGGCCCTGGCAGAATGCCTGGGTTTGGTGAGCCCTGTGACAATTGGGAGTGGGGTGCCAGACAACAGAACAATTTTGTTCTTGGGGAACTTGGGCTATTTAGGAAGGTAGCAGCTCCATATGGCTGTGAAAAAGATTCAGACttttgggacagctgggtggttcagtggatttaaagccaggcctagagataggaggtcctgggttcaaatgtggcctccaacacttcctagctgtgtgaccctgggcaagtcccttaaccaccattgcctagcccttaccactcttctgccttagaactcatACTCATATTGATCCTgtgatagaaggtaagaattaaaaaaaaaaaaaggttcagaatGTTTACAGAGTAGATAACAGATGAGTCTAACATGTGGCACAGGTAAAACATGTATGTATTTGCTGTCAGGTGGTGGGCATCATAGACAAAGGCCCAAGGCAAAATAATCAGAGATCACATTAATATGGTACTTTGTATTCATCCACCAATTATATATTCAGAGTCTTTTACATGTAAGATGCTCTGctaaggacacaaagacaaaatgaaaaccaaTCATAGTCTTCAGAGGGTTTATTTTAGACATTCTAATCTGCAAAGTACCTTTCACACTATCCAGAAAGGTAGATATtggaaatactttttttaattaaatttttatataggttttttcccccagtgatcaagtattcctttttattaggtgcagctaggtgtctcaagtggatagagagccataccTGGAGATGGGGtactggttcaaatctgacctcagatccttcttaGCTATGataaactgggcaagtcactgaactccaattgtctagcttttgttgctcttctgtcttggaactgatactcagtatagtgattccaagacagaagggtttgaagaaaaagaaagaattcctcattttctccttttccactttccctcttcccaatGGAAGAacataaagaaatggaaaaccctCGTAACGGATAAGCATGTCAAGCACAGACGTGTTGTCTGGGCTTGTTCTACGTATTAGTCCATCACCAACCAGGCTTGAGGTCAGTAGTATGATGAATGAAGATCAACGGTGCTCTGAAATCAAGGTTGATCATTGTGtcacagaaatattattttccccattttatacataaagaatCTAAGgcttagagagagaaaagaactacttccccagcatcacacagctaatgagcaTTGCAATGGGATTCTGAGCCACTTCTCTGACTGCAGATGTGTGCTTGCGGGCTGAACACAAGGGTCATCCCTTGTTTCCTTGAGATCCAGGCCTCTGCTTTATACCCATCAGGTACTTGGTAGATAAACTATCTTGGTCATTGCTGGTTGTTTGACCTTTCTGTCCCTTCCCCTGTTCTCTCACCAGGTTGCCTGAGTGAGCAATGGATCAGCAAGAAAGGGGACACAGCTTCACTGGGAgggaagaaagccaagaaaaagggGGGCAAAGGCAAAGTGGCCAGCAAGAAGAACAGCAAGCAGAGGAAGGATTCAGGAAACTTGGATGGGGACCCTCACCCAGAGGAGGATGAGGGTGTCCAGAAAGCCACTCCTCTCACACACAGCCCCACCGATGAACTGTAGAATCTAACCAAACACCCCATCTACTATACTAGGGGTGTGGAGGGAAGCCCTTGACTGAGGGAGACTCTCTTTTCTCATGTGCCTCTGGCTGACAAGGATGGACTCCCCAGCCCTGGGGGGTTCAGTGCACCCCGTGCTGTGCCCTTGTCCTGCTGAGGATTACAGAGCCTgcccttctttttcccttcctggcAGCCACTTCTCCCCTGGGCTTCCAAGAAGAGTTGTGTAGGGGTCCCAGAGCTAAGAACTGCATTGTGAACCTACGAGGGATGGGTCTGAGCATTGCTGAGCCCTCAGGGAGGACTCCATCCCTCATTGTCCCATGGGTGCACCCCACCTTCTTCCAGTATGGGTGGTTCAGCAACACCACTCCCCTATATCAGAAACACCTCTCTCCTGGCCCTGCTTCTACCAGGGACACCTTCCTCACCCCAATACTGGTCGAGGCTGTCTTCCCCAGGGCCCTAGCCCCACCACAGCCATGAGATTACCAGTCTATTCTTTCCCCACCCATTTTACTGCACAATGTGCAGAGTAAAAAATATTTGGCCTTTTTACTCAGTGTACTAACCACccccttttctctgcctctcagtGGGTTTGCTTCCATCCTTCTACCCAGAATTCATGGGACTTGGCACAAGGATGGTGCAGAGGGTAGTGAATCTTTTTAGCCTTTGGCTTCCCACTTACCTAAGAAAGTTCTTTCAAGCTAATCTGGAAGAGCCAGGACCAAGAGGGAATCCTGGGAAGCCTGAGTGCTGGGGTTGATGAGGATGGTGGGAGTCAGCACAGAGGAGGAGGATGGCCCAATTCTAGCATGGAGATCGGCTGTTACGCCCTTCAGTTTCATGCTGGCCCCTACTCCAATACAGCTGGGCCTTGAAAAGTGACTCCAACAAGGACAGTATGTAAACACCCCACTCTAAAGAAGGACATTCTAGAGCAACAAGACAGCTGCCTTTGTTCCCATTGGACCTCCTGGGgatgtttccttttctgttctaggATTTGATAGTCTTCCTCACCCCCTGCCACCAGgctcatttgttctcttttctccacTGGGTATCCTTCATTAGGCTGTCCAGCCCTGTCCTGCCCTCTCATCCCTCCTTTGCATTTCCTGGGTTTGTATATAATGTGTTCAATCCCTCCCCTGGGCTGCCCCTTCCCACTGAACTTTGTTCCCCACTGTTCCATCCATTCCTTTTGAACATACCATCTAGGACTCTTCCCCAAACCCCTAAACCCCCAGGCAACACCTGTTCCTTACACGGTTGCCTTCTGAAGTCCGGGGAGGGGAACGGGCCCCTTTATGTCCCTCCCTTGCCAGACCTGGGACCAGGGGCCAGTGGCTCCAACACCTGGCACTAACGGTACAGGGTGCATTTGGTGTGGGACTGGTTTGATTTCTTCTCCCACACCCCTCCACTATAAAAGGAAGCAGCTGTGTTCTCCTAGGATGAGGAGAACTGAAGGTCTCCCCACTACAGCTGCTCCCTCCTCAAATTTAGAGTTTAAAAGGATTCCACTTTCTCCCAACCCCACCCAGC
The window above is part of the Gracilinanus agilis isolate LMUSP501 chromosome 4, AgileGrace, whole genome shotgun sequence genome. Proteins encoded here:
- the CNPY3 gene encoding protein canopy homolog 3 isoform X2, producing MCKYVAVELKSAFEETGKTKEVLDTGYGILDQKASRVKYTKSDLRLIEVTETICKRLLDYSLHKERSGSNRFAKGMSETFETLHNLVHKGVKVVMDIPYELWNETSAEVADLKKQCDVLVEEFEEVIEDWYRNHQEEDLTSFLCANHVLKGKDTSCLSEQWISKKGDTASLGGKKAKKKGGKGKVASKKNSKQRKDSGNLDGDPHPEEDEGVQKATPLTHSPTDEL
- the CNPY3 gene encoding protein canopy homolog 3 isoform X1 codes for the protein MERPPPPLLPATRSRPHRLLLLLLLLLLLLLLPPSELGASAEETDWVRLPSKCEVCKYVAVELKSAFEETGKTKEVLDTGYGILDQKASRVKYTKSDLRLIEVTETICKRLLDYSLHKERSGSNRFAKGMSETFETLHNLVHKGVKVVMDIPYELWNETSAEVADLKKQCDVLVEEFEEVIEDWYRNHQEEDLTSFLCANHVLKGKDTSCLSEQWISKKGDTASLGGKKAKKKGGKGKVASKKNSKQRKDSGNLDGDPHPEEDEGVQKATPLTHSPTDEL